In Candidatus Aegiribacteria sp., the DNA window TCTGTAGCAACCTTGACAGCTTCTCCGCCTTCGAAACCGGATAGCAGAATTGAAACAGCGCCTTCGTCGTTCGCGATGCGGAACGCGTTTATCACGTTCGGGCTCATACCGCTTCCAGACAGTCCGATGACCGCATCACCCTTTTCAACCAGATTTTTCAGCTGTTCTCCAAATGTATTTGTGTAATCTGTATCGTTCGCCCATGCGGTTATCAGCGGTATATTGTCGGAAAGGCATATTGCTTTGAATCTTGGTTTATCAGGCGTAACGGTTCCCTTCGCGAGATCACATGTAAAATGGCTGGATGTAGATGCTCCGCCGCCATTACCGAAAATAAAAACTCTTCCTTCAGAATAGTATGTATTAAGAAGAGTTTTAATAATCTTCTCGATGTCCTCTGAAGGTATTTTAAGAGCAAGTGCGCTCACCTGATCAAGGTAGGTTCCAATATCTTTCAGCATACTGTCTCCAATCAGAATATTGACAGGTATTTGTCGGTTGCTCTGGTTCCTTCATCAACATCAGAATCCGGTAGAACCAGAGTGTTTTTTAAAAAGCTGTTGTGTCGGACTTTCGCTCCGGAAAGCACCACACAGTTCTCAAGACAGCATCCATTTTCGATAGTTGCTCCTTCCTGCACCCATAATGTACCCATGATCTCAATCTCCGCATACGACTGGCTGTTTTCAATTAAAATCCCATTCTTTATGCAGGAAGGTTTTATATACGGTTTCACCTGACCTGAAAGAACTTCATGGCAGGCAATCAGGTAGCTTT includes these proteins:
- a CDS encoding SIS domain-containing protein encodes the protein MLKDIGTYLDQVSALALKIPSEDIEKIIKTLLNTYYSEGRVFIFGNGGGASTSSHFTCDLAKGTVTPDKPRFKAICLSDNIPLITAWANDTDYTNTFGEQLKNLVEKGDAVIGLSGSGMSPNVINAFRIANDEGAVSILLSGFEGGEAVKVATESIIVPSEDMQQIEDVHLMLCHIIFRIILKRIREG